A genomic stretch from Camelus ferus isolate YT-003-E chromosome 17, BCGSAC_Cfer_1.0, whole genome shotgun sequence includes:
- the LRRN1 gene encoding leucine-rich repeat neuronal protein 1, whose translation MARMSFVLAACQLVLGLLMTSLTGSSLQNSECPQLCVCEIRPWFTPQSTYREATTVDCNDLRLTRIPSNLSSDTQVLLLQSNNIAKTVDELQQLFNLTELDFSQNNFTNIKEVGLANLTQLTTLHLEENQITEMNDYCLQDLSNLQELYINHNQISTISANAFSGLKNLLRLHLNSNKLKIIDSRWFDSTPNLEILMIGENPVIGILDMNFKPLSNLRSLVLAGMYLTDIPGNALVGLDSLESLSFYDNKLVKVPQLALQKVPNLKFLDLNKNPIHKIQEGDFKNMLRLKELGINNMGELVSVDRYALDNLPELTKLEATNNPKLSYIHRLAFRSVPALESLMLNNNALNAVYQKTVESLPNLREISIHSNPLRCDCVIHWINSNKTNIRFMEPLSMFCAMPPEFRGQQVKEVLIQDSSEQCLPMISHDTFPNHLNMDIGAAVFLDCRAMAEPEPEIYWVTPLGNKITVETLSDKYKLSSEGTLEIANIQIEDSGRYTCVAQNVEGADTRVVTIKVNGTLLDGAQVLKIYVKQTESHSILVSWKVNSNVMTSNLRWSSATMKIDNPHITYTARVPVDVHEYNLTHLQPSTDYEVCLTVSNIHQQTQRSCVNVTTKNAAFALDISDQETSTALAAVMGSMFAVISLASIAVYIAKRFKRKNYHHSLKKYMQKTSSIPLNELYPPLINLWEGDSEKDKDGSADTKPNQVDTSRSYYMW comes from the coding sequence ATGGCTAGAATGAGCTTTGTTTTAGCAGCTTGCCAGTTGGTGCTGGGCTTGCTAATGACTTCATTAACTGGGTCTTCCCTACAAAACAGTGAGTGTCCACAACTTTGCGTATGTGAAATCAGGCCCTGGTTTACCCCACAATCAACTTATAGAGAAGCCACCACCGTTGATTGCAACGATCTCCGCTTAACAAGGATTCCCAGTAACCTCTCGAGTGACACACAAGTTCTTCTCCTACAGAGCAACAACATTGCAAAGACTGTGGATGAACTTCAGCAGCTTTTCAACTTGACTGAGCTAGATTTCTCCCAAAacaactttacaaatattaaggAGGTAGGTCTGGCAAACCTGACCCAGCTCACCACTCTGCATTTGGAGGAAAATCAGATTACAGAAATGAATGATTATTGTCTGCAAGACCTAAGCAACCTTCAAGAACTCTACATCAACCATAACCAGATTAGCACTATTTCTGCTAATGCTTTTTCAGGCTTAAAAAATCTTCTAAGGCTTCACCTGAACTCCAACAAATTGAAAATTATTGATAGCCGCTGGTTTGATTCAACACCCAACCTGGAAATTCTCATGATTGGGGAAAATCCTGTGATTGGAATTCTGGATATGAACTTCAAACCCCTCTCAAATTTGAGAAGCTTAGTTTTGGCTGGAATGTATCTCACTGATATTCCTGGAAATGCCCTGGTGGGCTTGGACAGCCTCGAGAGCCTGTCTTTTTATGATAACAAACTAGTCAAAGTCCCTCAACTTGCCCTGCAAAAAGTTCCAAATTTGAAATTCTTAGACCTCAACAAAAACCCCATACACAAAATCCAGGAAGGGGACTTCAAGAATATGCTCCGGTTAAAAGAACTGGGAATCAACAATATGGGGGAACTCGTCTCTGTGGACCGCTACGCCCTGGATAACTTGCCTGAACTCACAAAGTTAGAAGCCACCAATAACCCCAAATTATCTTACATCCACCGCTTGGCTTTTCGAAGTGTCCCCGCCCTGGAAAGCTTGATGCTGAACAACAATGCCTTGAATGCCGTTTACCAAAAGACAGTAGAATCCCTTCCCAATCTGCGTGAGATCAGCATCCACAGCAATCCCCTAAGGTGTGACTGTGTCATTCACTGGATTAACTCCAACAAGACAAACATCCGCTTCATGGAGCCCTTATCCATGTTCTGTGCCATGCCGCCCGAATTCAGAGGGCAGCAGGTGAAGGAAGTTTTAATCCAGGATTCAAGTGAACAGTGCCTCCCAATGATATCTCACGACACCTTCCCAAATCATTTAAACATGGATATTGGCGCAGCAGTTTTCCTAGACTGTCGGGCCATGGCCGAGCCAGAACCTGAAATTTACTGGGTCACTCCCCTTGGAAATAAGATAACTGTGGAAACCCTTTCAGATAAATACAAGCTAAGCAGCGAAGGCACCTTGGAAATAGCTAACATACAAATTGAAGACTCAGGCAGATACACCTGTGTTGCCCAGAATGTTGAAGGGGCAGACACTCGAGTGGTGACAATTAAGGTTAACGGAACCCTTCTGGATGGTGCTCAAGTGCTGAAAATATACGTCAAGCAGACAGAATCTCATTCCATTTTAGTGTCCTGGAAAGTTAATTCCAATGTCATGACATCAAATTTAAGATGGTCATCTGCCACCATGAAGATTGACAACCCCCACATAACATACACCGCCAGGGTCCCAGTAGACGTTCACGAATACAACCTGACACATCTTCAGCCTTCCACAGATTATGAAGTGTGTCTCACAGTGTCTAATATTCATCAGCAGACTCAAAGGTCATGTGTTAATGTCACAACCAAAAACGCCGCCTTCGCACTGGACATTTCTGATCAAGAAACCAGCACAGCCCTTGCTGCAGTGATGGGGTCCATGTTTGCCGTCATCAGCCTTGCGTCCATTGCTGTGTACATTGCCAAaagatttaagagaaaaaactACCACCATTCATTAAAAAAGTATATGCAAAAAACCTCTTCAATCCCACTAAATGAGCTGTACCCACCACTCATTAACCTCTGGGAAGGTGACAGCGAGAAAGACAAAGATGGTTCTGCAGACACCAAGCCAAACCAAGTTGACACATCCAGAAGCTATTACATGTGGTAA